A part of Pyrus communis unplaced genomic scaffold, drPyrComm1.1 SCAFFOLD_22, whole genome shotgun sequence genomic DNA contains:
- the LOC137724298 gene encoding probable aquaporin TIP3-2, with product MPRRYAFGRADEATHPDSIRATLAEFVATFIFVFAGEGSALALGKIYKDSGTSASELIAIALAHAFSLFSAISASINVSGGHVNPAVTFGALLGGRLSVVRALYYWVAQLLGAIVASLLLRLVTNGMRTVGFNVASGIGEGHGLILEIVLTFGLVYTVYATAIDPKRGSLGTIAPLAIGLIVGANILVGGPFDGACMNPARAFGPALVGGRWRNHWIYWVGPFLGGGLAALIYEYMVIPTETLHHTHQPLAPEDY from the exons ATGCCTCGTAGATATGCCTTTGGGAGGGCCGACGAGGCCACCCACCCTGACTCCATCAGAGCCACTTTAGCTGAATTTGTTGCCACTTTCATCTTTGTCTTTGCCGGGGAAGGCTCTGCTCTTGCTCTTG GGAAGATTTACAAGGATAGCGGCACGTCAGCATCTGAGCTGATAGCCATAGCTCTTGCACAcgccttctctctcttttccgcCATCTCAGCCAGCATTAACGTATCTGGTGGCCATGTCAACCCTGCTGTAACCTTTGGTGCTCTTCTTGGTGGAAGGCTATCCGTTGTTCGCGCTCTATACTACTGGGTTGCACAGCTTCTTGGGGCTATTGTGGCTTCTCTTTTGTTAAGGCTTGTCACAAATGGCATG aGGACAGTGGGGTTCAACGTGGCCTCTGGAATTGGCGAGGGGCATGGGCTAATACTAGAGATTGTATTGACATTTGGGTTAGTTTACACCGTGTATGCTACTGCCATTGATCCCAAGAGGGGTAGCTTGGGAACCATCGCACCTCTGGCCATTGGACTCATTGTAGGGGCAAACATCCTGGTGGGCGGTCCGTTTGATGGGGCATGCATGAACCCGGCAAGGGCGTTTGGACCTGCACTGGTAGGGGGGAGATGGAGGAACCACTGGATCTACTGGGTTGGACCATTTCTAGGAGGCGGGTTGGCGGCTCTCATATACGAGTATATGGTCATACCAACAGAGACGCTACACCACACTCACCAGCCCTTAGCTCCTGAGGATTACTAG